A genomic window from Arthrobacter sp. FW305-BF8 includes:
- the uvrC gene encoding excinuclease ABC subunit UvrC, which produces MADPSSYRPQTGEIPTNPGVYRFRDPHGRVIYVGKAKNLRSRLNSYFANPAGLLPKTHAMVHAASSVEWTVVGSELESLQLEYTWIKEFKPRFNVVFRDDKTYPYLAVTMGEKLPRVQVMRGERRKGTRYFGPYTAGAIRETMDTLLRVFPVRSCSAGVLKRAQASGRPCLLGYIDKCSAPCVGRVTPEEHRALAEDFCAFMGGEAKRFIARLEKEMGAAVATLDYERAARLRDDITALRKVFERNAVVLAEDTDADVFALHEDELEAAVQVFHVRGGRVRGQRGWVVEKVEDFTTPDLVEHLLQQVYGEDAEIQGRLPREVLVPVEPSNAQDLAVWLGGLRGAKVDIRVPQRGDKAALMSTVRENAEHALRLHKTRRAGDLTVRSQALQELQEALELPVPLLRIECYDVSHVQGTNVVASMVVVEDGLPKKSDYRKFSITGAAATDDTAAMHDVLTRRFRHYLVDKTAQIEAAELVATPAGPAIPASVGTGPAPASTGTGDAALSDTTTPAPKAKFAYPPNLVVVDGGKPQVNAAARALEALGVDDVYVVGLAKRLEEVWLPDSDFPVILPRSSQGLYMLQRIRDEAHRFAISFHRQKRGKAMTVSALDGVPGLGDSKRKALLAHFGSVKKIKAASAAELTAAKGVGPALAAAIVTHFSPGGAGGDSDESVPAINMTTGEVLET; this is translated from the coding sequence GTGGCAGATCCATCAAGTTATAGACCCCAGACGGGTGAGATTCCGACCAATCCGGGTGTTTACAGGTTCAGGGATCCCCATGGGCGGGTTATCTACGTCGGCAAGGCCAAGAACCTCCGGTCACGCCTGAACTCGTACTTCGCGAACCCGGCAGGGCTGCTGCCCAAAACCCACGCCATGGTGCACGCGGCCAGCAGCGTCGAGTGGACGGTTGTGGGCAGCGAGCTGGAATCCCTCCAGCTGGAATACACCTGGATCAAGGAATTCAAGCCGCGGTTCAACGTGGTTTTCCGGGACGACAAGACGTATCCCTACCTCGCCGTCACCATGGGCGAGAAGCTGCCGCGCGTACAGGTCATGCGCGGCGAGCGGCGGAAGGGCACGCGGTACTTCGGGCCCTACACGGCCGGCGCCATCCGCGAAACCATGGACACCCTGCTGCGGGTCTTTCCCGTGCGCAGCTGCAGTGCTGGCGTGCTGAAGCGTGCCCAGGCAAGCGGCCGGCCCTGCCTGCTGGGCTACATCGACAAATGCTCGGCCCCCTGCGTCGGCCGCGTCACCCCCGAGGAACACCGCGCCCTGGCGGAGGACTTCTGCGCCTTCATGGGAGGCGAGGCCAAGCGGTTCATCGCCCGGCTCGAAAAGGAGATGGGGGCCGCCGTCGCCACCCTTGACTACGAACGCGCCGCCCGGCTGCGTGACGACATCACCGCCCTCCGGAAGGTCTTCGAGCGGAACGCCGTGGTCCTGGCCGAGGACACCGACGCCGACGTTTTCGCCCTGCACGAGGACGAGCTCGAGGCGGCCGTCCAGGTGTTCCACGTCCGGGGCGGACGGGTCCGCGGACAGCGCGGCTGGGTGGTCGAGAAGGTGGAGGACTTCACCACCCCCGACCTCGTCGAGCACCTCCTCCAGCAGGTTTACGGCGAAGATGCCGAGATCCAGGGCCGGCTTCCCCGCGAGGTGCTGGTGCCTGTCGAGCCGAGCAATGCGCAGGACCTGGCGGTGTGGCTCGGCGGCCTCCGGGGCGCCAAGGTGGATATCCGGGTTCCGCAGCGCGGGGACAAGGCGGCCCTCATGTCCACGGTCCGCGAGAACGCCGAACACGCACTGCGGCTCCACAAGACCCGCCGCGCCGGCGACCTGACCGTCCGGTCACAGGCGCTGCAGGAACTGCAGGAGGCGCTGGAGCTCCCCGTTCCGCTGCTGCGCATCGAATGCTACGACGTCTCCCACGTCCAGGGCACCAACGTGGTGGCCTCCATGGTGGTTGTGGAGGACGGGCTGCCCAAGAAGTCGGACTACCGCAAGTTCTCCATCACCGGTGCCGCGGCCACGGACGACACGGCAGCGATGCACGATGTCCTGACGCGGCGTTTCCGGCACTATCTCGTGGACAAGACCGCCCAGATTGAAGCCGCCGAGCTGGTCGCGACGCCGGCTGGTCCGGCCATCCCGGCATCCGTTGGCACCGGACCGGCACCGGCCTCCACAGGGACCGGGGACGCCGCGCTGTCCGACACCACCACGCCCGCGCCGAAGGCCAAGTTCGCCTACCCGCCCAACCTCGTGGTGGTGGACGGCGGCAAGCCCCAGGTGAACGCGGCAGCCCGGGCACTGGAGGCGCTGGGCGTCGACGACGTCTACGTCGTCGGGCTCGCGAAGCGCCTCGAGGAGGTCTGGCTTCCGGACAGCGACTTTCCGGTCATCCTGCCCCGCTCCTCGCAGGGCCTCTACATGCTGCAGCGCATCCGCGACGAAGCGCACCGCTTCGCCATCTCGTTCCACCGGCAAAAGCGCGGCAAGGCGATGACCGTCTCAGCCCTCGACGGCGTGCCCGGGCTGGGCGACTCCAAGCGGAAGGCCCTGCTTGCCCACTTTGGATCGGTCAAGAAGATCAAGGCGGCATCGGCGGCGGAACTGACCGCTGCGAAGGGTGTCGGGCCGGCCCTGGCCGCGGCCATCGTCACCCACTTCAGTCCCGGCGGCGCGGGCGGCGACTCGGACGAGTCCGTTCCGGCGATCAACATGACCACCGGGGAAGTGCTGGAAACTTAG
- a CDS encoding ABC transporter ATP-binding protein, translating to MKGTHAARRTTGTFLPAAKRLLGLLRPSGGRMVLAVAATCGFAALNVAAPKLLGDATDVVVDGFMHATFDAGKLAMLLGVVSLMYVGTSVFNWVQGALTAQAVQRLVFGLRAAVEDKLHRLPSAHFHEQARGDVLSRATNDVDNISQALNQLLTQLIMSVLMLCGSLAMMLWISPLLAAIALVSVPVSTLITVFMARQSQTYFSAQWASTGELNAHVEEFITGHEVIKAFGQQDTAAAIFGRGNDRLARASARAQFVSGAVQPLMVFVANLNYVAVAVVGALQVAAGVMTIGGIQAFIQFSRLFTQPMGQIGGMLTLMQSCAASAERVFALLDEPEVPREDGVPARQDSLRGRIDFEDVTFAYTPGVPAASGLSFSVLPGQTVAIVGHTGAGKTTVVNLLMRFYELDSGRITIDGTDISTVPVDSLRSNFAVVMQDVWLFSGTVRENIEYGSPGADDDRILAAAEASHVDHFVRSLPAGYGTVLGDDGDSLSQGQRQLITIARARLADRSVLILDEATSSVDTRTEMQIKLAMNRLRHGKTSFIIAHRLSTVRDADLILVMDHGRIVEQGTHSSLLSVDGHYRHLYEAQFRGVDRELGAIRRHRGRHAAGRQRYRESGL from the coding sequence ATGAAGGGCACCCACGCGGCCAGGCGCACCACCGGCACTTTCCTGCCGGCCGCCAAACGCCTGCTGGGCCTGCTGCGCCCGTCCGGAGGCAGGATGGTCCTGGCCGTCGCGGCCACCTGCGGCTTCGCCGCCCTCAATGTGGCGGCTCCCAAGCTCCTGGGCGACGCCACCGACGTCGTTGTCGACGGCTTCATGCATGCGACGTTCGACGCCGGCAAACTTGCCATGCTGCTCGGCGTGGTCTCGCTGATGTACGTCGGGACGTCCGTCTTCAACTGGGTCCAGGGCGCGCTGACCGCCCAGGCGGTGCAGCGGCTGGTCTTCGGCCTCCGCGCCGCCGTCGAGGACAAACTGCACCGGCTGCCGTCGGCGCACTTCCACGAACAGGCCAGGGGCGATGTCCTCAGCCGGGCCACCAACGACGTCGACAACATCTCCCAGGCACTCAATCAGCTGCTCACGCAGCTGATCATGTCCGTGCTGATGCTGTGCGGCTCGCTGGCCATGATGCTGTGGATCTCGCCGCTGCTGGCCGCCATCGCCCTGGTGTCCGTTCCCGTGTCCACGCTGATTACGGTGTTCATGGCACGGCAGTCCCAGACCTATTTCTCGGCCCAGTGGGCGTCCACCGGGGAGCTGAATGCCCACGTCGAGGAGTTCATCACCGGACACGAAGTGATCAAGGCGTTCGGGCAGCAGGACACGGCGGCGGCCATCTTCGGCCGCGGCAACGACCGGCTGGCCCGCGCCAGCGCGCGCGCCCAGTTCGTCTCGGGAGCCGTGCAGCCGCTCATGGTCTTCGTAGCCAACCTCAACTACGTGGCCGTGGCCGTCGTGGGCGCCCTGCAGGTGGCGGCCGGGGTAATGACCATCGGCGGCATTCAGGCGTTCATCCAGTTCAGCCGCCTGTTCACCCAGCCAATGGGGCAGATTGGCGGCATGCTCACGCTCATGCAGTCCTGCGCGGCCTCGGCTGAGCGGGTCTTCGCCCTGCTCGACGAGCCTGAGGTTCCACGCGAGGACGGCGTTCCGGCCCGCCAGGACAGCCTGCGCGGCCGGATTGACTTCGAGGACGTCACCTTCGCGTACACCCCGGGAGTGCCGGCCGCCAGCGGGCTGTCCTTCTCCGTCCTGCCGGGCCAGACAGTGGCCATCGTGGGCCACACGGGCGCGGGCAAGACCACCGTGGTGAACCTCCTCATGCGCTTCTATGAACTGGACTCGGGCCGGATCACGATTGATGGCACGGACATCTCCACGGTCCCCGTGGACTCGCTGCGGTCCAACTTCGCCGTGGTCATGCAGGACGTCTGGCTGTTCAGCGGGACCGTGCGCGAAAACATCGAATACGGCTCCCCGGGGGCGGATGATGACCGTATCCTGGCCGCGGCCGAGGCCAGCCACGTGGACCATTTCGTCAGGTCGCTGCCCGCCGGCTACGGCACGGTCCTGGGAGACGACGGCGATTCGCTGAGCCAGGGCCAGCGGCAACTGATCACGATCGCCCGGGCCCGGCTCGCCGACCGGAGCGTCCTGATCCTGGACGAGGCAACGAGTTCCGTGGACACCCGGACCGAGATGCAGATTAAGCTCGCAATGAACCGGCTGCGGCACGGCAAGACGAGCTTCATCATTGCGCACAGGTTGTCCACCGTGCGCGACGCTGATCTAATTCTGGTCATGGATCACGGACGCATTGTTGAACAGGGAACGCACAGCAGCCTGCTGTCCGTGGACGGCCATTACAGGCACCTGTATGAGGCGCAGTTCCGCGGGGTGGACCGCGAGCTCGGCGCCATCCGCCGGCACCGCGGCAGGCACGCCGCCGGCCGGCAGCGCTACCGGGAGTCAGGCCTGTGA
- a CDS encoding lysophospholipid acyltransferase family protein has protein sequence MELFDGVRWTTRTLISGSCRPTVIGLENVPKSGPFIVAPNHLSFLDSVIVQALMPRPVAFFAKAEYFTTKGIKGRVMKSFFEAVGSIPVERGEQAASVQALRTLLDILEDGRGIGIYPEGTRSRDGILYRGRTGVGWLALTTGAPVIPVGLIGTEKLQPAGRNAVKPQHFIMKVGEPIYFDKTGPDHSLPARRQVTDRIMDAIAELSGQERSTSYNQSKVIE, from the coding sequence ATGGAGCTGTTTGACGGCGTCCGCTGGACGACGCGGACCCTCATCTCCGGCAGCTGCCGGCCAACTGTTATCGGGCTGGAGAACGTGCCCAAGAGCGGGCCGTTTATTGTGGCGCCGAACCACCTCTCCTTTCTGGACAGCGTGATTGTCCAGGCGCTCATGCCCCGGCCCGTCGCGTTCTTTGCCAAGGCGGAGTACTTCACCACCAAGGGCATCAAGGGCCGCGTGATGAAGTCCTTCTTCGAGGCAGTCGGCTCCATTCCGGTCGAACGCGGGGAACAGGCCGCGAGCGTGCAGGCCCTCAGGACACTGCTGGACATCCTTGAGGACGGCAGGGGCATCGGCATTTACCCCGAGGGCACCCGGTCGCGCGATGGAATCCTGTACCGCGGCCGGACCGGCGTCGGCTGGCTGGCCCTCACCACCGGCGCCCCGGTGATCCCGGTGGGACTGATCGGCACCGAGAAGCTGCAGCCCGCTGGCCGCAACGCGGTGAAACCCCAGCACTTCATCATGAAGGTGGGGGAGCCGATCTACTTCGACAAGACCGGCCCGGACCATTCCCTCCCCGCCCGGCGCCAGGTGACCGACCGGATCATGGACGCCATTGCTGAGCTCAGCGGCCAAGAGCGCTCCACCAGCTACAACCAGAGCAAGGTCATCGAGTAG
- a CDS encoding HAD hydrolase-like protein has translation MTSTTVPVIFDLDGTLVDPAGGITDGIAAALTEHGLPVPSQDLLDAMVGPKLSDSLLNVAAVPPAMLKAVIRTYRMHYLDAGISQSRLYPGIVDLLDSYVDAGRPVAVATQKPEGLAHIVLEHHKIAGRFRAIRGSAADESAAAAGPVGKTGIIAAAMTDLGTQHAVMVGDRAQDVAGALANGLDCIGVSWGFAPDGELEAAGAVAVVHDAAGLRAKVEELENVRAAALSEVRNDGAV, from the coding sequence GTGACTTCAACAACAGTGCCCGTGATCTTCGACCTGGACGGCACTCTTGTCGATCCGGCCGGCGGGATAACAGACGGAATTGCCGCGGCCCTCACGGAACACGGCCTTCCTGTCCCCAGCCAGGACCTTCTAGACGCGATGGTGGGTCCCAAGCTGAGCGACTCGCTGCTGAACGTCGCGGCCGTTCCGCCAGCCATGCTCAAGGCTGTCATCCGGACGTACCGTATGCATTACCTCGACGCCGGCATTTCCCAGAGCCGCCTGTACCCAGGCATCGTTGACCTGCTGGATAGCTACGTGGATGCAGGGCGGCCTGTCGCGGTGGCGACGCAAAAGCCGGAAGGCTTGGCCCACATCGTGCTTGAGCACCACAAGATCGCCGGCCGGTTCCGCGCCATCAGGGGGTCAGCCGCAGACGAGTCCGCGGCCGCAGCGGGTCCCGTCGGCAAGACCGGCATCATCGCCGCTGCCATGACGGACCTCGGCACGCAGCACGCCGTGATGGTGGGTGACCGCGCGCAGGATGTGGCAGGAGCGCTGGCCAACGGACTCGACTGCATCGGCGTTAGCTGGGGTTTTGCGCCCGACGGCGAACTGGAGGCAGCGGGTGCTGTGGCTGTGGTGCACGATGCGGCCGGCCTGCGTGCCAAGGTCGAGGAGCTGGAGAACGTCCGGGCCGCAGCCCTGAGCGAGGTGCGCAACGATGGAGCTGTTTGA
- a CDS encoding GntR family transcriptional regulator, whose protein sequence is MTAGHTFPGQWKPNTGSSVALFEQLRLHVIEQADQGKLAPGTRLPAVRSLAETLGVAPHTVARAYKELEAAGVVATKGRNGTVVCARDERWGTLSEAAADYAAAAKSQGATFAQAVHLLAAAYDAE, encoded by the coding sequence GTGACCGCCGGCCATACCTTCCCGGGGCAGTGGAAACCGAACACCGGCAGCTCCGTGGCCCTCTTCGAGCAGCTGAGGCTGCACGTGATCGAGCAGGCGGACCAGGGGAAGCTTGCTCCCGGCACGCGGCTGCCGGCGGTGCGGAGCCTCGCCGAAACCCTCGGCGTCGCACCCCACACGGTGGCGCGGGCCTATAAGGAACTGGAAGCTGCGGGCGTCGTCGCCACCAAGGGGCGCAACGGAACGGTGGTCTGCGCCCGCGACGAGCGGTGGGGGACGTTGTCGGAGGCAGCCGCAGACTATGCCGCGGCCGCCAAATCACAGGGCGCAACGTTCGCCCAGGCGGTCCACCTGCTGGCTGCCGCTTACGACGCCGAGTAG
- a CDS encoding ABC transporter ATP-binding protein, with the protein MLFGLMLRLLGEHRTAVWAIIALQVVQTAGNLLLPTLNASIIDDGILANQPGVILGLGGWMMVLTALQAAAALGAGYLGADVAMKIGHRLRRELFSQVQAMSSQEIGTFGTASLVTRSTNDVQQIQTFAVLVFTMLAAAPVMGIGGIILAVQQNAALSAVVIVIVPLLVLIMYLIVRRLIPLYRTGQALIDGVTRILREQIIGVNVIRGFVRQKHEAARFAEANRRLTRNNLQSALLVAGMLPMIMIVVNLSSVAVVWFGGHLIISGSMEVGALTAFIAYILQILLAIMMAMYVLSTAPRAAVCAERIQDVLDVTPALGVPAPERTGTRPAAAVQAPPEPGAPGGGARSAGGGVEFSHVWFAYPGAESPVLADISFTAVPGTTTAIIGATGSGKTTLLNLLPRFLNATSGEVRLGGVDVRTLPAGRLRERISVVPQHSYLFSGTVASNLRMGAPEATEDELWQALQLAQAEDFVRGLQDGLHAAVAQGGAGLSGGQRQRLCIARAMLRAADLYIFDDSFSALDYATEAAVREAMAPALEAATVIMVAERIPTIMGADRILVLEDGRLVAQGTHAELLESSSTYREIAESQLALDEQP; encoded by the coding sequence GTGCTTTTCGGCCTGATGCTCCGCCTCCTGGGCGAACACCGGACGGCTGTCTGGGCGATCATCGCGCTGCAGGTGGTGCAGACCGCGGGAAACCTGCTGTTGCCGACGCTGAACGCGAGCATCATCGACGACGGGATCCTCGCCAACCAGCCCGGAGTAATCCTGGGGCTCGGCGGCTGGATGATGGTGCTCACCGCTTTGCAGGCTGCAGCCGCCCTGGGCGCCGGGTACCTGGGGGCCGACGTCGCCATGAAGATCGGCCACCGCCTGCGGCGCGAGCTGTTCTCCCAGGTCCAGGCCATGTCGTCCCAGGAGATCGGGACGTTCGGCACGGCCAGCCTTGTCACCAGGTCCACCAACGACGTCCAGCAAATCCAGACGTTCGCGGTCCTGGTTTTCACCATGCTCGCAGCGGCGCCCGTCATGGGCATCGGCGGAATCATCCTGGCGGTCCAGCAAAATGCGGCCCTGTCCGCCGTCGTCATTGTCATAGTCCCGCTGCTAGTGCTCATCATGTACCTGATCGTGCGCCGCCTCATCCCGCTCTACCGGACGGGGCAGGCACTCATCGACGGCGTCACCCGGATCCTCCGCGAACAGATTATCGGCGTCAACGTCATCCGCGGCTTCGTCCGGCAGAAGCACGAGGCGGCGCGCTTCGCGGAAGCGAACCGGAGGCTGACCCGAAACAACCTCCAGTCCGCCCTCCTGGTGGCCGGCATGCTGCCGATGATCATGATCGTGGTGAACCTCTCCTCGGTGGCCGTGGTCTGGTTCGGCGGCCACCTGATCATCAGCGGCAGCATGGAGGTGGGCGCCCTCACGGCCTTCATCGCCTACATCCTGCAGATCCTGCTGGCCATCATGATGGCCATGTACGTACTCAGCACCGCACCGCGCGCGGCCGTCTGCGCCGAACGGATCCAGGATGTGCTGGATGTGACCCCGGCTCTGGGCGTGCCCGCCCCGGAACGCACCGGGACGCGTCCCGCGGCCGCGGTGCAGGCCCCGCCGGAGCCCGGCGCCCCGGGCGGCGGCGCCCGGTCCGCCGGCGGGGGAGTGGAATTCAGCCACGTCTGGTTCGCCTACCCCGGGGCGGAGTCCCCCGTCCTGGCGGACATCTCCTTTACCGCGGTCCCGGGCACCACCACCGCCATCATCGGTGCCACCGGCAGCGGCAAGACCACGCTGCTGAATCTCTTGCCGCGGTTCCTGAATGCCACCTCCGGCGAAGTCCGGCTGGGGGGAGTCGACGTCAGGACCCTGCCCGCCGGCCGGCTGCGGGAGCGGATCTCAGTGGTGCCGCAGCACTCCTATCTCTTCTCGGGCACCGTGGCGAGCAATCTGCGGATGGGCGCGCCGGAGGCCACCGAGGACGAGCTGTGGCAGGCTCTGCAGCTGGCGCAGGCCGAGGACTTCGTGCGCGGGCTCCAGGACGGCCTCCATGCAGCCGTCGCCCAGGGCGGGGCCGGGCTTTCGGGCGGGCAGCGGCAGCGTCTCTGCATCGCCCGCGCCATGCTCCGCGCCGCGGACCTCTACATCTTTGATGACAGTTTTTCCGCCCTGGACTATGCCACTGAGGCCGCGGTCCGGGAGGCAATGGCGCCCGCGCTGGAAGCAGCCACGGTAATCATGGTGGCCGAACGCATTCCCACCATCATGGGCGCGGACCGCATTCTGGTGCTGGAGGATGGCCGGCTGGTTGCCCAGGGGACCCACGCCGAACTGCTGGAATCGTCGTCCACCTACCGGGAGATCGCCGAATCCCAGCTGGCCCTTGATGAGCAGCCGTGA
- the uvrA gene encoding excinuclease ABC subunit UvrA, with protein sequence MPKAVAEETAVAPSAVVPLNPAKPARPDLSRLVVKGAREHNLRNVDLDLPRDAMIVFTGLSGSGKSSLAFDTIFAEGQRRYVESLSAYARQFLGQVDKPDVDFIEGLSPAVSIDQKSTSKNPRSTVGTITEIYDYMRLLWARVGRPHCPVCGEPVMKQTPQQIVDQLLELEDGTRFQILAPVVRGRKGEFVDLFKELTAKGYSRARVDGDLVQLSDPPKLGKQFKHTIEVVVDRLVVKEGIRQRLTDSIETALGLAEGRVLADFVDLDADDAHRTRAFSENLACPNEHPLAIDEIEPRSFSFNNPFGACSACSGIGTRLEVDEELIIPNPELALEDGAIAPWSLGTATTEYWNRLLGGLAKELGFSMTTPWQDLPTDIRQTVLHGKDHKVVVQYRNRFGRERKYSTGFEGVVQYVHRKHTETESDSARDRYEEYMRQIPCPACNGARLNPASLSVLINGKSIADVARLPMRECAAFLDNLVLTGREAQIAHQVLKEIQARLTFLLDVGLEYLNLERPSGTLSGGEAQRIRLATQIGSGLVGVLYVLDEPSIGLHQRDNRRLIETLTRLRDLGNTLIVVEHDEDTIHEADWIVDIGPGAGEHGGQVVHSGSYKALLENTKSLTGDYLSGRKRIDIPKKRRKYDKKRELKVVGARENNLVNVDAAFPLGLFTAVTGVSGSGKSTLVNEILYKVLANKLNGAKQVAGRHKTVQGLEHLDKVVHVDQSPIGRTPRSNPATYTGVFDHIRKLFAETTEAKVRGYLPGRFSFNVKGGRCEACSGDGTLKIEMNFLPDVYVPCEVCHGARYNRETLEVHYKGKTIADVLNMPIEEGAEFFAAFSPIARHLKTLVDVGLGYVRLGQPATTLSGGEAQRVKLAAELQKRSNGRSVYVLDEPTTGLHFEDIRKLLMVLQGLVEKGNTVITIEHNLDVIKSADWIVDLGPDGGSGGGRIIASGTPEQVSKSSESHTAKFLAEIL encoded by the coding sequence GTGCCTAAAGCCGTAGCTGAAGAAACCGCTGTCGCCCCCTCCGCCGTCGTCCCCCTGAACCCCGCCAAACCGGCGCGTCCGGATCTTTCCCGGCTGGTGGTCAAGGGCGCCCGTGAGCACAACCTCCGCAACGTCGACCTCGACCTGCCGCGTGACGCCATGATCGTCTTCACCGGCCTGTCCGGTTCGGGAAAGTCCTCGCTCGCCTTCGACACCATTTTCGCCGAGGGCCAGCGCCGCTACGTCGAATCGCTCTCGGCCTACGCCCGGCAATTCCTGGGCCAGGTGGACAAGCCCGACGTCGACTTCATCGAGGGCCTGTCGCCTGCGGTCTCGATCGACCAGAAGTCCACGAGCAAAAACCCCCGCTCCACGGTGGGCACCATCACCGAAATTTACGACTACATGCGCCTCCTGTGGGCAAGGGTGGGCCGTCCGCACTGCCCCGTCTGCGGTGAACCCGTCATGAAGCAGACCCCGCAGCAGATCGTGGACCAGCTGCTCGAACTCGAGGACGGGACCCGCTTCCAGATCCTCGCTCCGGTGGTACGCGGCCGCAAGGGTGAGTTCGTGGACCTCTTCAAGGAGCTGACGGCGAAGGGCTATTCCCGCGCCCGGGTCGACGGCGACCTCGTCCAGCTGAGCGATCCGCCCAAGCTCGGCAAGCAGTTCAAGCACACCATCGAGGTGGTGGTGGACCGGCTCGTGGTCAAGGAGGGCATCCGGCAGCGGCTGACGGACTCCATCGAAACGGCACTCGGCCTGGCCGAGGGGCGCGTGCTGGCCGACTTCGTCGACCTTGATGCTGACGACGCGCACCGCACGCGGGCCTTCTCGGAAAACCTGGCCTGCCCCAACGAGCATCCCCTGGCCATCGATGAAATTGAGCCCAGGTCCTTCTCGTTCAACAACCCGTTCGGTGCCTGCTCGGCCTGCAGCGGCATCGGCACCCGGCTGGAAGTGGACGAGGAACTGATCATTCCGAATCCGGAGCTTGCGCTGGAGGACGGGGCGATCGCGCCGTGGTCCCTGGGCACCGCGACCACCGAGTACTGGAACCGGCTGCTCGGGGGGCTCGCCAAGGAGCTCGGATTCTCCATGACCACGCCGTGGCAGGACCTTCCCACGGACATTCGGCAGACCGTGCTGCACGGCAAGGACCACAAGGTGGTGGTCCAGTACCGCAACCGGTTCGGCCGGGAGCGCAAGTACAGCACCGGCTTCGAAGGCGTGGTGCAGTACGTGCACCGCAAGCACACCGAAACCGAGTCCGACTCCGCCCGGGACCGCTACGAGGAGTACATGCGGCAGATCCCCTGCCCCGCCTGCAACGGCGCCCGGCTGAACCCGGCGTCGCTCTCGGTTCTCATCAACGGTAAGTCCATCGCCGACGTCGCGCGGCTGCCCATGCGCGAATGCGCGGCATTCCTGGACAACCTCGTGCTGACCGGCCGTGAGGCGCAGATCGCCCATCAGGTCCTCAAGGAGATCCAGGCCCGCCTCACCTTCCTGCTGGACGTGGGCCTGGAGTACCTGAACCTGGAACGCCCCTCCGGTACCCTCTCCGGCGGCGAGGCTCAGCGCATCCGGCTGGCCACCCAGATCGGCTCGGGCCTTGTGGGCGTGCTGTATGTCCTGGACGAGCCGTCCATCGGTTTGCACCAGCGGGACAACCGGCGCCTGATCGAAACCCTGACCCGGCTCCGGGACCTGGGCAACACCCTCATCGTGGTCGAACACGACGAGGACACCATCCACGAGGCCGACTGGATCGTGGATATCGGCCCGGGAGCGGGCGAGCACGGCGGACAGGTGGTCCACTCCGGGTCCTACAAAGCACTCTTGGAGAACACGAAGTCCCTTACCGGGGACTATCTCTCCGGCAGGAAGCGCATCGACATCCCCAAGAAGCGGCGCAAGTACGACAAGAAGCGCGAGCTGAAGGTCGTCGGCGCCCGCGAGAACAACCTGGTCAACGTTGATGCGGCCTTCCCGCTGGGCCTGTTTACCGCGGTGACCGGCGTCAGCGGCTCGGGCAAGTCCACCCTGGTCAACGAGATCCTGTACAAGGTGCTGGCCAACAAGCTCAACGGCGCCAAGCAGGTGGCCGGCCGGCACAAGACTGTCCAGGGCCTCGAGCACCTGGACAAGGTGGTGCACGTCGACCAGAGCCCGATCGGCCGTACGCCGCGCTCCAACCCGGCCACGTACACGGGCGTGTTCGACCACATCCGGAAGCTCTTCGCCGAGACCACGGAGGCGAAGGTCCGCGGCTACCTCCCGGGACGGTTCTCCTTCAACGTCAAGGGCGGCCGGTGCGAAGCCTGCTCCGGTGACGGCACGCTGAAGATCGAGATGAACTTCCTGCCTGATGTTTATGTTCCCTGTGAGGTCTGCCACGGTGCGCGGTACAACCGGGAGACCCTCGAGGTGCACTACAAGGGCAAGACCATCGCCGACGTGCTGAACATGCCCATTGAGGAGGGAGCCGAATTTTTCGCTGCTTTCTCCCCGATTGCCCGCCACCTCAAGACACTCGTGGACGTCGGCCTCGGATACGTCCGGCTGGGCCAGCCCGCCACCACGCTGTCCGGCGGCGAAGCGCAGCGCGTCAAGCTCGCGGCCGAACTCCAGAAGCGGTCCAACGGGCGGAGCGTCTACGTCCTGGACGAGCCCACTACCGGGCTGCACTTCGAGGACATCCGGAAGCTGCTGATGGTGCTGCAGGGCCTGGTCGAGAAGGGCAACACGGTCATCACCATCGAGCACAACCTCGACGTCATCAAGAGCGCCGACTGGATCGTTGACCTTGGCCCTGACGGAGGCTCCGGCGGTGGCCGGATCATTGCTTCGGGTACCCCGGAGCAGGTGTCCAAGTCCTCGGAAAGCCACACGGCGAAGTTCCTGGCCGAAATCCTCTGA